From a region of the Macrobrachium nipponense isolate FS-2020 chromosome 20, ASM1510439v2, whole genome shotgun sequence genome:
- the LOC135219702 gene encoding KRAB-A domain-containing protein 2-like, with the protein MANPTECDLEAHFREELFQRSEGKKSVLLPKEEYNEIISELTAIDKSGKKTPHEYYLLKKYEILKCGDVLKLIRRRTANEDPIYFATLEDTFDIIKRAHIATGHRGRYKMVKELSKKYANITHDAISIYKSLCIDCQRTRKRPTTKGTVVRPILTKNFGSRSQVDLVDMQAMKQGNYKWIMVYQDHLTKFCVLRPLTSKRAAEVACWIFFFYLVHRKFYKVTTDRSLLLVLLQNLNCFGLIS; encoded by the coding sequence ATGGCAAATCCAACTGAGTGTGATTTAGAAGCACATTTTCGGGAAGAATTATTCCAAAGAAGTGAAGGAAAGAAATCTGTCTTGCTTCCAAAAGAAGagtataatgaaattatttcagaGCTGACAGCAATTGACAAGTCAGGCAAAAAGACGCCTCATGAGTACTACCTTCTGAAGAAGTATGAGATCCTCAAGTGTGGTGATGTTCTCAAGTTGATTAGAAGACGGACTGCCAATGAAGATCCTATCTATTTTGCTACATTGGAGGATACATTCGACATTATTAAGCGTGCTCATATTGCAACTGGCCACAGAGGGCGCTATAAGATGGTAAAGGAATTATCTAAAAAGTATGCCAACATTACCCATGATGCAATATCTATTTACAAATCACTGTGCATCGACTGTCAGCGTACACGTAAGCGACCAACAACCAAAGGGACTGTTGTTCGACCTATTCTGACAAAGAACTTTGGCTCCAGATCACAAGTTGACCTTGTAGACATGCAGGCGATGAAGCAAGGCAACTATAAGTGGATAATGGTCTACCAAGATCATCTTACAAAGTTCTGTGTATTGAGACCTCTCACATCAAAACGTGCTGCAGAAGTTGCCTgttggatatttttcttttacttggtgCACCGGAAATTCTACAAAGTGACAACGGATCGGAGTTTACTGCTTGTGTTATTACAGAACTTAAACTGCTTTGGCCTGATCTCGTAA